Within the Nitrospiraceae bacterium genome, the region CCGCCGGTATTTTTCTCTTCGGTCGAAAGCCGGAGGGATTTCCGTGGCTGATATTGCAGCCCAATATGGTGGAGGGGGGCATACCCATGCTGCCGGGTTCTCTATCGCTTTAGACGGTGATTCTCAGAATTTTTTTAACCCCGTTTTCGGTCTGCCTGAATTTTCTCCCGCCTCTTCCCGGTTCTGACTATTCAAAGGGAATTTTCTTGAGAGTGAATCGATGATTCCCCTTCGGGATGACAATCCTACTGAAATTACACCTGTGGTGACGGTGGCGTTAATTGTCTCCTGCAGTATGGTGTTCCTGTATGAGATCTCTCTCTCAATCCCAAGGAGTGAAGCATTTGTTTATATGTTTGGAGCAATTCCCGCAGTCGTGTTGGGGCATGCTCAGTTACCGCCAGAGCTGGTGATTCTACCTGCCTATGGAACACTGTTTTCAAGCATGTTTCTCCATGGTGGCTGGATGCATTTAATAGGGAATATGCTTTATCTGTGGATTTTTGGAAATAATATCGAAGATGTGATGGGCCATGCGAAGTTTGTGTTGTTCTATTTAATTTGTGGGGTACTGGCTGCCTTCAGCCATGCGTTGGTTGATCCCGAATCAACGATACCAATGGTTGGTGCGAGCGGGGCGATTTCAGGGATTTTGGGTGGGTATTTATTGCTGTATCCCCATGCGCGAGTATTAGTGTTAGTGCCTTATGGGTTTATTGGAACCTTTAATGTTCCAGCGGCGATCGTATTGGGTTTATGGTTTTTAATGCAGGTTTTAAGCGGCGGTATGAGTCTTGGAAATCAAGGAGGCGGGGTCGCGTTCTTTGCGCACATCGGTGGATTTCTAGCTGGCATGATATTGATCGGATTTTTTAAGCATTCTCACGTCAGATTTTTTAACCCACCTCATTCTTCAAGTTCATTTGGATCTTGGTAATCCGGTAATTTTTTATTTTTAGGTTGTTTTCTTGCAAGATCCCCCTGATAAAGTGGGTTTTGAAATCCAACTGGATAGAAAAAATCATTTTTGTAGTTATTTCACACCGTCTAAAGCATTTTTAGGAATACCGTGGAAATTTTCATAAGCTAATAAGAATCCGGTAAGTTGCTAAAGAAGAGAAAAATGTTTTTGGAGATATTGCCGGAGGGAATTTGGAATTATTGGGTCATCCATCCAAAAGAATTGAAGAAGAATGCAATTCTTGAGGGTACTAACCTAACCAAGTTGGAAGACCGGGTCTGTAGTTTTTTGGGGAGCAAATTGATCAAATGAAAAATAAAAATAAAATATGAAAGAAAGTATTTGACAGTTTAATTCTATCCCCCTATAATCACCCTTCGCCTTGAGAATTAGATCTTTGAAAACTGAATAGCTGGAAAAACAGTGGAACAAGTGTATTGGAATGGCGGCCCTTGAAAATGGATTTTCTTTTGAGAGTTTGATCCTGGCTCAGAACGAACGCTGGCGGCGCGCCTAACACATGCAAGTCGAACGAGAATCCGGGGCAACCCGGTAGTAAAGTGGCAAACGGGTGAGGAATACATGGGTAACCTGCCCTTGAGAAGGGAATAACCCGCCGAAAGGTGAGCTAATACCCTATACGCTATCATTTTTACGAAAAAGATAGGAAAGCCAAGTCGAGGATTTGGTACTCAAGGAGGGGCTCATGTCCTATCAGCTTGTTGGTGGG harbors:
- a CDS encoding rhomboid family intramembrane serine protease, producing the protein MIPLRDDNPTEITPVVTVALIVSCSMVFLYEISLSIPRSEAFVYMFGAIPAVVLGHAQLPPELVILPAYGTLFSSMFLHGGWMHLIGNMLYLWIFGNNIEDVMGHAKFVLFYLICGVLAAFSHALVDPESTIPMVGASGAISGILGGYLLLYPHARVLVLVPYGFIGTFNVPAAIVLGLWFLMQVLSGGMSLGNQGGGVAFFAHIGGFLAGMILIGFFKHSHVRFFNPPHSSSSFGSW